One Glycine soja cultivar W05 chromosome 2, ASM419377v2, whole genome shotgun sequence genomic region harbors:
- the LOC114377397 gene encoding 3-ketoacyl-CoA synthase 11-like, translating into MADQKNQNPDSGTISVESAKEKRRNKLPNFLLSVRLKYVKLGYHYVISNAMYLLLIPLLGIASAHLSTLSIKDFLQLWENLKFNLVSVTLCSSLTVFLATLYFMTRPRGVYLVDFACYKPDVDCTCTREIFVERSGLTGSFSEENLSFQKKILERSGLGQKTYLPPAILSLPPRPCMAAAREEAEQVMFGAIDQLLAKTGVKAKDIGILVVNCSLFNPTPSLSAMIVNHYKLRGNVFSYNLGGMGCSAGLISIDLAKHLLQVHPNSYALVVSMENITLNWYFGNNRSMLVSNCLFRMGGAAILLSNRSGDRHRAKYQLVHTVRTHKGADDKSYGCVFQEEDETKRIGVALSKDLMAVAGEALKTNITTLGPLVLPMSEQLLFFATLVARKVFKMKIKPYIPDFKLAFEHFCIHAGGRAVLDELEKNLELSDWHMEPSRMTLNRFGNTSSSSLWYELAYTEAKGRIKKGDRTWQIAFGSGFKCNSAVWRALRTINPAKEKNPWMDEIHEFPVHVPKVAPIAS; encoded by the exons ATGGCTGACCAGAAGAATCAAAACCCGGATTCAGGAACCATTAGTGTTGaatcagcaaaagaaaaaagaaggaacaaACTTCCCAACTTCCTGCTATCAGTGAGACTCAAGTATGTGAAGCTAGGGTACCATTACGTAATCTCCAATGCAATGTACCTTCTGCTCATACCCCTTCTAGGCATAGCTTCGGCTCATCTTTCAACCCTTTCCATCAAGGACTTTCTCCAATTATGGGAGAATCTCAAGTTCAACCTTGTCTCGGTAACCCTATGTTCAAGCCTCACGGTGTTCCTCGCCACCCTCTACTTCATGACCCGTCcaaggggggtgtacttagtagaTTTTGCATGCTACAAGCCTGACGTGGATTGCACGTGCACGCGGGAGATTTTCGTGGAGAGGTCTGGTCTCACAGGCTCATTCTCGGAGGAGAACTTGTCCTTTCAGAAGAAGATCCTTGAGAGGTCTGGTTTGGGGCAGAAGACGTATCTTCCGCCCGCAATCTTGAGTTTGCCGCCGCGACCGTGCATGGCGGCGGCCAGGGAGGAGGCTGAGCAAGTCATGTTTGGAGCAATTGACCAGCTGCTGGCAAAGACTGGTGTGAAGGCTAAGGATATTGGGATCTTGGTGGTCAATTGCAGCTTGTTCAACCCCACACCTTCACTCTCTGCCATGATTGTCAATCACTACAAGTTGAGAGGGAATGTTTTCAGTTATAATCTTGGTGGCATGGGTTGCAGTGCTGGCCTTATCTCTATTGACCTTGCCAAGCACCTCCTCCAG GTCCATCCCAACTCTTATGCCTTGGTAGTGAGCATGGAGAACATCACTCTGAACTGGTATTTTGGCAACAACCGGTCAATGCTAGTCTCAAACTGTCTCTTCAGAATGGGAGGAGCAGCAATCCTCCTCTCCAACCGCTCCGGCGACCGCCACCGCGCCAAATACCAACTAGTCCACACAGTGCGGACTCACAAAGGAGCAGATGACAAGTCCTACGGCTGTGTCTTCCAAGAAGAAGATGAGACAAAAAGAATTGGTGTGGCACTCTCAAAAGACCTAATGGCTGTGGCAGGAGAGGCCCTAAAGACCAACATCACAACACTAGGACCCTTGGTCCTCCCTATGTCAGAACAGCTTCTTTTCTTTGCCACATTGGTGGCTAGGAAAGTGTTCAAGATGAAGATAAAACCATACATCCCAGATTTCAAGTTGGCCTTTGAGCATTTTTGCATTCATGCTGGAGGGAGGGCAGTGTTGGATGAGTTGGAGAAGAATCTTGAGCTCTCTGATTGGCACATGGAGCCCTCAAGGATGACACTAAATAGGTTTGGTAACACTTCTAGCAGTTCCTTGTGGTATGAATTGGCCTACACTGAAGCCAAAGGGAGGATCAAGAAAGGTGACAGGACTTGGCAGATTGCATTTGGGTCAGGGTTTAAGTGCAACAGTGCTGTGTGGAGGGCTTTGAGGACCATCAATCCTGCTAAGGAGAAAAATCCTTGGATGGATGAGATTCATGAGTTTCCTGTTCATGTGCCTAAAGTGGCACCAATTGCTTCCTAA